A genomic segment from Vanacampus margaritifer isolate UIUO_Vmar chromosome 3, RoL_Vmar_1.0, whole genome shotgun sequence encodes:
- the rasef gene encoding ras and EF-hand domain-containing protein isoform X2, with protein MATASARALSERRRSSLFQSRSEEDCEKLTRKDDDSSTLTDVGGGSRTYGDREDGAENICLKETVKASVPRPKVMSAEERERLRALFHAYDTDQSGSIERDEFFTICTELQVSPSEAERLFNRLDVDKDGTITLPEFISGFHERHRMDVEREPRPEEEDDEPCAVAWEDFAARLGEQSKFIPKQELVATLYQNVSVNEPRLVPQLEKVLLSFTKEIKQQNSEMENLALAIRRAQDQASMQLSEMEEEMDQRIHTTERKAREKEKKRGEAELVDLRRTYETEVCELQCKIQRMQMIEEKYKNITVNDESPALKKKINELTLDNQRFKQELLKSQTKVACLQSDMDSLKTELTDHSINSERDEELMNQFSEEREILESQIEILQEANRKLHDSNDGLRAALERTTKSSNSGSSSTTKDRLRSKSIAYSSPYALDRFCQRPDDFPIYGRRPSSDSLALALCDPGLKRRDSSECEEDSLPEIYMDSGLSTLRGSHGGYDSEQEVKGLEEEEVEEEVEEKEEEERVAKKGEEFVSKNFTEETSDAEPAETQDGESAFGSDSSSVLDWKPSEPASTVPTTPVATHTRKAVSAISVRTEDKESSDLGYMTSEKAYRIVMAGDAAVGKSSFLLRLCKNEFKMNSNATLGVDFQMKTFMVDGEPTLLQIWDTAGQERFRSIAKSYFRRADGVLLLYDVTCERSFLNVREWVDMIEQICKCYQGTLLCVV; from the exons ATGGCGACGGCGTCAGCAAGAGCTTTATCGGAACGTCGACGGAGCTCGCTTTTCCAAAGCCGCAGTGAAGAGGATTGTGAAAAACTGACGAGGAAAGACGACGACTCTTCCACTTTAACGGATGTCGGCGGTGGCAGCAGAACATACGGAGATCGGGAAGATGGAGCGGAGAACATTTGTCTCAAGGAAACCGTCAAAGCCAG CGTGCCTCGTCCCAAGGTGATGAGCGCCGAAGAACGGGAGCGTCTGCGCGCACTCTTCCACGCCTACGACACGGACCAGTCGGGCAGCATCGAGCGCGACGAGTTCTTCACCATCTGCACCGAGTTGCAGGTCAGCCCCAGCGAGGCCGAGCGCCTCTTCAACCGCTTGGACGTGGACAAGGACGGCACCATCACGCTGCCGGAGTTCATCAGCGGCTTCCACGAGCGACACCGCATGGACGTGGAGCGGGAGCCCAGaccggaggaggaggacgacgaaCCGTGCGCCGTCGCCTGGGAGGACTTCGCGGCACGGCTGGGCGAGCAGAGCAAGTTCATACCCAA ACAAGAGTTAGTGGCAACGTTGTACCAGAACGTCAGCGTAAACGAACCCAGGCTCGTCCCTCAGCTGGAGAAAGTTCTGCTTAGCTTCACCAAAGAGATCAAACAGCAGAATTCCGAGATGGAGAACCTGGCGCTGGCAATCAGGCG AGCACAGGATCAAGCGTCCATGCAGCTGAGCGagatggaggaggagatggACCAACGCATTCACACCACTGAGAGAAAAGCGCGTGAGAAG gAGAAGAAACGAGGGGAGGCGGAACTTGTTGACTTGCGAAGAACGTATGAGACAGAAGTGTGTGAGCTCCAGTGTAAGATCCAGAGGATGCAAATG ATTGAGGAGAAGTACAAGAACATCACAGTCAACGATGAGAGTCCGGCCCTGAAGAAGAAGATCAACGAGCTCACGCTG GACAATCAGCGGTTTAAACAGGAGCTGCTCAAGTCCCAGACTAAAGTGGCGTGTCTGCAGAGTGACATGGACTCACTCAAGACCGAGCTCACCGACCACAGCATCAACTCTGAGAG GGACGAGGAGCTAATGAATCAGTTTTCAGAGGAGCGAGAAATCCTGGAGAGCCAGATTGAGATCCTACA GGAAGCCAACAGGAAGCTCCATGACAGCAATGACGGCCTGAGAGCTGCTTTGGAGAGGACCACCAAG TCAAGTAACAGCGGGTCCTCAAGCACCACAAAGGATAGACTCAGAAGCAAAAGCATCGCCTACTCGTCGCCGTACGCTCTTGACAG GTTCTGCCAGCGCCCCGACGACTTCCCCATTTACGGCCGACGACCCAGCAGCGACTCGCTGGCCCTGGCGCTGTGCGACCCGGGCCTGAAACGGCGCGACAGCAGCGAGTGCGAGGAGGACAGCCTGCCCGAGATCTACATGGACAGCGGCCTGTCCACGCTGCGAGGCTCGCACGGCGGATACGACTCCGAGCAGGAGGTCAAAGGcctggaagaggaggaggtggaggaggaggtggaggagaaggaagaagaggagagggTGGCCAAGAAAGGGGAGGAGTTTGTCAGCAAAAACTTCACTGAGGAGACGTCTGACGCTGAG CCTGCAGAGACTCAGGATGGCGAGTCAGCGTTTGGCTCTGACAGCAGCTCCGTTCTGGACTGGAAGCCGTCCGAACCCGCCTCCACCGTCCCGACCACGCCCGTCGCCACGCACACCCGAAAAGCCGTCAGCGCCATCAGCGTGCGG ACAGAGGACAAGGAGAGCAGCGACCTGGGCTACATGACGTCCGAGAAGGCCTACAGGATCGTGATGGCGGGAGACGCCGCCGTGGGCAAGTCCAGCTTCCTGCTGCGGCTCTGCAAGAACGAGTTCAAAATGAACTCCAACGCAACCCTCG GCGTGGATTTCCAAATGAAGACGTTCATGGTCGACGGCGAGCCGACTCTGTTACAAATTTGGGACACGGCTGGACAGGAGAG ATTCCGCAGCATCGCCAAGTCTTACTTCCGGCGAGCTGACGGCGTGCTGCTGCTGTACGACGTGACGTGCGAGAGGAGCTTCTTAAACGTGAGGGAGTGGGTGGACATGATCGAG CAGATATGTAAGTGTTATCAGGGGACtcttttgtgtgttgtgtga
- the rasef gene encoding ras and EF-hand domain-containing protein homolog isoform X1: MATASARALSERRRSSLFQSRSEEDCEKLTRKDDDSSTLTDVGGGSRTYGDREDGAENICLKETVKASVPRPKVMSAEERERLRALFHAYDTDQSGSIERDEFFTICTELQVSPSEAERLFNRLDVDKDGTITLPEFISGFHERHRMDVEREPRPEEEDDEPCAVAWEDFAARLGEQSKFIPKQELVATLYQNVSVNEPRLVPQLEKVLLSFTKEIKQQNSEMENLALAIRRAQDQASMQLSEMEEEMDQRIHTTERKAREKEKKRGEAELVDLRRTYETEVCELQCKIQRMQMIEEKYKNITVNDESPALKKKINELTLDNQRFKQELLKSQTKVACLQSDMDSLKTELTDHSINSERDEELMNQFSEEREILESQIEILQEANRKLHDSNDGLRAALERTTKSSNSGSSSTTKDRLRSKSIAYSSPYALDRFCQRPDDFPIYGRRPSSDSLALALCDPGLKRRDSSECEEDSLPEIYMDSGLSTLRGSHGGYDSEQEVKGLEEEEVEEEVEEKEEEERVAKKGEEFVSKNFTEETSDAEPAETQDGESAFGSDSSSVLDWKPSEPASTVPTTPVATHTRKAVSAISVRTEDKESSDLGYMTSEKAYRIVMAGDAAVGKSSFLLRLCKNEFKMNSNATLGVDFQMKTFMVDGEPTLLQIWDTAGQERFRSIAKSYFRRADGVLLLYDVTCERSFLNVREWVDMIEDMSQEDIPIMLVGNKCDLRQGAANCVPTSYGEKLAMTYNTLFCETSAKDGSNILEAVLHLAREVTKHGKSDETSHYQSLPKLDAPRKKPNFSCCN; the protein is encoded by the exons ATGGCGACGGCGTCAGCAAGAGCTTTATCGGAACGTCGACGGAGCTCGCTTTTCCAAAGCCGCAGTGAAGAGGATTGTGAAAAACTGACGAGGAAAGACGACGACTCTTCCACTTTAACGGATGTCGGCGGTGGCAGCAGAACATACGGAGATCGGGAAGATGGAGCGGAGAACATTTGTCTCAAGGAAACCGTCAAAGCCAG CGTGCCTCGTCCCAAGGTGATGAGCGCCGAAGAACGGGAGCGTCTGCGCGCACTCTTCCACGCCTACGACACGGACCAGTCGGGCAGCATCGAGCGCGACGAGTTCTTCACCATCTGCACCGAGTTGCAGGTCAGCCCCAGCGAGGCCGAGCGCCTCTTCAACCGCTTGGACGTGGACAAGGACGGCACCATCACGCTGCCGGAGTTCATCAGCGGCTTCCACGAGCGACACCGCATGGACGTGGAGCGGGAGCCCAGaccggaggaggaggacgacgaaCCGTGCGCCGTCGCCTGGGAGGACTTCGCGGCACGGCTGGGCGAGCAGAGCAAGTTCATACCCAA ACAAGAGTTAGTGGCAACGTTGTACCAGAACGTCAGCGTAAACGAACCCAGGCTCGTCCCTCAGCTGGAGAAAGTTCTGCTTAGCTTCACCAAAGAGATCAAACAGCAGAATTCCGAGATGGAGAACCTGGCGCTGGCAATCAGGCG AGCACAGGATCAAGCGTCCATGCAGCTGAGCGagatggaggaggagatggACCAACGCATTCACACCACTGAGAGAAAAGCGCGTGAGAAG gAGAAGAAACGAGGGGAGGCGGAACTTGTTGACTTGCGAAGAACGTATGAGACAGAAGTGTGTGAGCTCCAGTGTAAGATCCAGAGGATGCAAATG ATTGAGGAGAAGTACAAGAACATCACAGTCAACGATGAGAGTCCGGCCCTGAAGAAGAAGATCAACGAGCTCACGCTG GACAATCAGCGGTTTAAACAGGAGCTGCTCAAGTCCCAGACTAAAGTGGCGTGTCTGCAGAGTGACATGGACTCACTCAAGACCGAGCTCACCGACCACAGCATCAACTCTGAGAG GGACGAGGAGCTAATGAATCAGTTTTCAGAGGAGCGAGAAATCCTGGAGAGCCAGATTGAGATCCTACA GGAAGCCAACAGGAAGCTCCATGACAGCAATGACGGCCTGAGAGCTGCTTTGGAGAGGACCACCAAG TCAAGTAACAGCGGGTCCTCAAGCACCACAAAGGATAGACTCAGAAGCAAAAGCATCGCCTACTCGTCGCCGTACGCTCTTGACAG GTTCTGCCAGCGCCCCGACGACTTCCCCATTTACGGCCGACGACCCAGCAGCGACTCGCTGGCCCTGGCGCTGTGCGACCCGGGCCTGAAACGGCGCGACAGCAGCGAGTGCGAGGAGGACAGCCTGCCCGAGATCTACATGGACAGCGGCCTGTCCACGCTGCGAGGCTCGCACGGCGGATACGACTCCGAGCAGGAGGTCAAAGGcctggaagaggaggaggtggaggaggaggtggaggagaaggaagaagaggagagggTGGCCAAGAAAGGGGAGGAGTTTGTCAGCAAAAACTTCACTGAGGAGACGTCTGACGCTGAG CCTGCAGAGACTCAGGATGGCGAGTCAGCGTTTGGCTCTGACAGCAGCTCCGTTCTGGACTGGAAGCCGTCCGAACCCGCCTCCACCGTCCCGACCACGCCCGTCGCCACGCACACCCGAAAAGCCGTCAGCGCCATCAGCGTGCGG ACAGAGGACAAGGAGAGCAGCGACCTGGGCTACATGACGTCCGAGAAGGCCTACAGGATCGTGATGGCGGGAGACGCCGCCGTGGGCAAGTCCAGCTTCCTGCTGCGGCTCTGCAAGAACGAGTTCAAAATGAACTCCAACGCAACCCTCG GCGTGGATTTCCAAATGAAGACGTTCATGGTCGACGGCGAGCCGACTCTGTTACAAATTTGGGACACGGCTGGACAGGAGAG ATTCCGCAGCATCGCCAAGTCTTACTTCCGGCGAGCTGACGGCGTGCTGCTGCTGTACGACGTGACGTGCGAGAGGAGCTTCTTAAACGTGAGGGAGTGGGTGGACATGATCGAG GACATGTCTCAGGAGGACATCCCCATCATGCTGGTTGGTAATAAGTGTGACCTCAGGCAAGGGGCAGCCAACTGTGTGCCCACCAGCTATGGCGAGAAGCTGGCCATG ACTTACAACACGCTGTTCTGTGAAACCAGTGCCAAAGACGGTTCCAACATCCTGGAAGCTGTACTGCATCTTGCCAG GGAGGTGACCAAACACGGCAAGTCGGACGAGACAAGTCATTATCAGTCGCTGCCCAAGTTAGACGCTCCCAGGAAAAAGCCCAACTTCTCCTGCTGCAACTGA